GCCTCGTCGTGGAAGCGTTGTTCTGTCAGCACCTGCAGCGGCTCTTCACGCAGCTGGGCACGATACTGCTCTGCCAGCGCCATCCCGGTTTTTTCAATGCCGTTATCCTGGAGAGTCCGCAGGAAACGGGCGGAGTAGGTCAAATCCGGATCGTCGAAAGATGCAGCCAGCCGCTCACACACCTCCTGATATTGGCACTCGCCACCCTGGCTATCGAGCGTTTTCGCAACGCGCAGCAAATCTCTGAACAACGCTTTGCCTACATCCACCAGCGGACGCTCTGTTTTGCCACATCCTATACCGATGGTTTGCCCCGGCTTACGCCCTTCGAGGATCACCCGGTTCCAATTTTTACGTGTGCAGGCCAGCTCAGCACTGTCCATATCCGGGGCATCGGCCAGCGCGCACCAGATAAGGAAAAGATCGAGAAAACGTACCTGATCCGCATCCACGCCGATTGGCGAGAAGGGATTAATATCCAGCGAACGCACCTCGATATATTCGATGCCACCGCGTTGCAACGCGTCGGAGGGCGCTTCCCCCGAGCGCGTCACGCGCTTAGGGCGGATAGGGGCATAAAGTTCGTTTTCAATCTGGAGCACGTTCGTATTGAGCTGCAGCCAGTCGCCGTTTTTATCTTTCACCCCCATCGCCGCAAACTCTTCTGAAGGGGTTTTAATCGCCGCCTTCAGGCCTGAAATATAGTCAGGCAAATTGTTGAAAGCGATACCCAGACTGCTCTGCGATTTATTGGTGTAGCCGAGATCGCTCAGGCGCAGCGAGGTCGCATAGGGCAGCGACAGCATGCCGTTATCGCCGTGCTCGAACGGCAGCTTGCTTTCTTTGCCCTGCAGGAAAGAAGAGCAGATAGCCGGAGATGCCCCGAAAAGATACGGGATCACCCATCCGAAGCGATAATAGTTACGTATTAAGCGCAGATAGCCTGCGGAGATCGCCTCTTTGCCACTTTCCGCATCGTTAACGCCAGCCCATGCCTGCCAGAAGGAGAGCGGCAGCGAGAAGTTGTAGTGTACGCCGGAGATGACCTGCATCAGCGCGCCATATCTGTTTTTCAACCCCTGACGATACAGCGTCTTCATCTGTCCGATGTTGGAAGAACCGTACTGCGCCAGCTCAATATCTCCGTCGCGCTCAACCCTGCACGGCATGCTCATTGGCCACATGCGCTCTTCACCTAGCTCACGGGCAGTATGGCGATGGATGTCACGCAAAAAGGCCAGCAGGCGATCGATATCCCGATCGACCGGCGTAATAAACTCTAGCAGCGCCTCCGCGAAATCCGTAGTAATCCACTTATGCGTTAAGGCCGCTCCAAGAGAAGTCGGGTGGGCGGTGGTAGCCAGATATCCATCGGGCCTGACGCGCAACGTTTCGCGCTCAATACCGCGACCAATACCGTTAAGTGCATCTGGATGAGCTTCCAGCCAGGAAAGCGCCTGTGATACATCCGGGATCAAATTGACCTCCCGCAGAGAGAAAATATATTATTGTTAAGCATAATGTTAATCGCAGCGCCGCCTGAAAGCGAATCAATGCCACCATTCCATGCCCTGAAGTGTTGCGGCTGCCAGCACGATATAACGCAAGGTCTTCCCAACGGCAAGAAAAACCACCATCGGCAGCCAGGGAAAACGTAGCCAGCCGGCAACCACGCACAGCAGATCGCCTATTATCGGCAACCAGCTGAAAAGCAGTGCAGCAGGTCCCAGACGCCTTAGCCATTCCGCCGCCGTACCATGCCATCGCCCCTGATTTTTTAACGGTATAAAACGGCCTATAACAATGTTGGTTAACCCCCCCAGGGTATTTCCCAGCGCGGCAAATACCACCAGTGCACTGACAGAAACTCGTTCTGCCACCACCAACCCGACCAGTAAAGCTTCCGAACTACCGGGCAACAGCGTGGCACTCAGAAAGCTGCTGGTCAACATCGAACCGTAAGACAACCACTCATTCACAGTTCTCTGACATCCACCGCATCCATTCCCGCTGCCCGCGCTGCCTGCAGGCCAAATTCTGCGTCCTCAAATACGACACAGCGTGCTGCGGGTACGCCCATTAATTCGGCGCAGCGCAGAAAGGTATCAGGTTCTGGCTTATGACGTTTAACATCATCTGCTCCAACAACGGCATCGAAATGATGGTACACACCAATATGCTGTAACAGGGCCACCGCCATGGCCCGCTCACTACCGGTTCCTACCGCCATCGGACGGCGTCCTTTATACGCTTTCACCACTTCAATCAGCGGTAACGGCTGCACGACATCAAACAGCATGGTCTTCAGCAGCTGTGTTTTTTCAGCAGCCAGCCGGTAAGGATCGAGATCGCTCTGGTGGGCGCTAACGATTGCCTGCGCAATACGCCAGGTGGGAGAACCATTCAGGCCGGTCAGGATCTTTTCGTCAAAGCTAAGCCCATATTGCAAAAGCACCTGACGCCAGGCTTCACGGTGCGTTGGCTCTGTGTCAAGGATGGTGCCATCCATATCGAAGATCAAACCCTCGTAATCATCGTACATTCTTATGTCCATCCTGAGAGCGGAATGAATACTTTAGCTTAAAAGCAGCGTGAATGTCGCTCTGACCGTGAAGTGGCAAAAATTATGTCAGTGACGAAAAGAATATCATTAGATAGGTGCAGAACAAGAAGTCTGACAAGGAGAACAACATAAAGATAAACGGGGAAAAGGAAACAGGGTTGGTTCAATGAGACTAGCGAGAGCATAAGAAGGAGGATTGTTCGGCTTTACTTTACCCTGACGAGTCGTTGCTAAAGCAACGTTATCATCCTCAGTACTGGCTGTGAACAG
This DNA window, taken from Erwinia tasmaniensis Et1/99, encodes the following:
- the yqaB gene encoding fructose-1-phosphate/6-phosphogluconate phosphatase encodes the protein MYDDYEGLIFDMDGTILDTEPTHREAWRQVLLQYGLSFDEKILTGLNGSPTWRIAQAIVSAHQSDLDPYRLAAEKTQLLKTMLFDVVQPLPLIEVVKAYKGRRPMAVGTGSERAMAVALLQHIGVYHHFDAVVGADDVKRHKPEPDTFLRCAELMGVPAARCVVFEDAEFGLQAARAAGMDAVDVREL
- a CDS encoding YqaA family protein; this encodes MLTSSFLSATLLPGSSEALLVGLVVAERVSVSALVVFAALGNTLGGLTNIVIGRFIPLKNQGRWHGTAAEWLRRLGPAALLFSWLPIIGDLLCVVAGWLRFPWLPMVVFLAVGKTLRYIVLAAATLQGMEWWH
- the gshA gene encoding glutamate--cysteine ligase gives rise to the protein MIPDVSQALSWLEAHPDALNGIGRGIERETLRVRPDGYLATTAHPTSLGAALTHKWITTDFAEALLEFITPVDRDIDRLLAFLRDIHRHTARELGEERMWPMSMPCRVERDGDIELAQYGSSNIGQMKTLYRQGLKNRYGALMQVISGVHYNFSLPLSFWQAWAGVNDAESGKEAISAGYLRLIRNYYRFGWVIPYLFGASPAICSSFLQGKESKLPFEHGDNGMLSLPYATSLRLSDLGYTNKSQSSLGIAFNNLPDYISGLKAAIKTPSEEFAAMGVKDKNGDWLQLNTNVLQIENELYAPIRPKRVTRSGEAPSDALQRGGIEYIEVRSLDINPFSPIGVDADQVRFLDLFLIWCALADAPDMDSAELACTRKNWNRVILEGRKPGQTIGIGCGKTERPLVDVGKALFRDLLRVAKTLDSQGGECQYQEVCERLAASFDDPDLTYSARFLRTLQDNGIEKTGMALAEQYRAQLREEPLQVLTEQRFHDEAQRSRQSQSEIEESDTLSLEAFLQGKS